The Petropleomorpha daqingensis genome includes a window with the following:
- a CDS encoding PD-(D/E)XK nuclease family protein, producing MTAVLPARPSAAERRAAPSLAAAVRDLDRRRARSRQRMIGASELGECRRRAAYRVARSRPTNTATGLQAFLGTELHRGVLRALRRQYGGLTEVGLKGQQVKGRCDWLHAPVVEDLKTTSRFGFERVLTRGVPAKHWFQVAVYAWLLRTGQTADRRLPAGEGQDVEGLRIRYLSRDSGEDVVFEADHDPALAAEAVLWLTDVYATVEEDGVDAVPRDGFGPGVDTMCDWCPFLDLCWGPPVETETEGEVSRQSRLTVTDADYVQAVHDYDAWRAAENEAKRHKDYARERLRGRSCTADDLHCEWSGGGLRTQVDKDAAVERLIELGEEVPTKRTRSPQSIRVTRTGARTEASPGEAA from the coding sequence ATGACGGCGGTCCTGCCCGCTCGGCCCAGCGCGGCCGAGCGGCGGGCCGCCCCGAGCCTGGCGGCCGCGGTCAGGGATCTGGACCGCCGCCGGGCCCGGTCGCGGCAGCGGATGATCGGCGCCTCCGAGCTGGGGGAGTGCCGGCGCCGGGCGGCCTACCGGGTCGCCCGGAGCCGGCCCACCAACACCGCGACCGGCCTGCAGGCGTTCCTCGGCACCGAGCTGCACCGCGGGGTGCTGCGCGCCCTGCGCCGCCAGTACGGCGGGCTCACCGAGGTCGGGCTGAAGGGGCAGCAGGTCAAGGGCCGCTGCGACTGGCTGCACGCGCCGGTGGTCGAGGACCTCAAGACGACGTCCCGGTTCGGGTTCGAGCGGGTGCTCACCCGCGGGGTGCCGGCCAAGCACTGGTTCCAGGTCGCCGTCTACGCCTGGTTGCTGCGCACCGGGCAGACCGCCGACCGGCGGCTCCCGGCCGGCGAGGGCCAGGACGTGGAGGGGCTGCGGATCCGGTACCTGTCCCGCGACTCGGGCGAGGACGTCGTGTTCGAGGCCGACCACGACCCGGCGCTGGCCGCGGAGGCGGTCCTCTGGCTCACCGACGTGTACGCCACCGTCGAGGAGGACGGGGTCGACGCCGTTCCCCGCGACGGGTTCGGCCCCGGCGTGGACACGATGTGCGACTGGTGCCCCTTCCTCGACCTGTGCTGGGGACCTCCGGTGGAGACCGAGACCGAGGGCGAGGTCTCCCGCCAGTCCCGGCTGACGGTCACCGACGCCGACTACGTCCAGGCCGTGCACGACTACGACGCCTGGCGGGCCGCCGAGAACGAGGCCAAGCGGCACAAGGACTACGCGCGGGAACGGCTGCGCGGCCGCTCCTGCACCGCCGACGACCTGCACTGCGAGTGGTCCGGCGGCGGCCTGCGCACGCAGGTCGACAAGGACGCCGCGGTCGAGCGGCTGATCGAGCTGGGCGAGGAGGTGCCCACCAAGCGGACGCGCAGTCCCCAGTCGATCCGGGTCACCCGGACCGGCGCGCGGACCGAGGCGTCGCCGGGGGAGGCCGCCTGA
- the recD2 gene encoding SF1B family DNA helicase RecD2, whose translation MEQARAGAVLEATLERVTFANPQTGYTVARVDTGRGDTLVTVVGSLLGAQPGETLRLHGRWGAHPQYGRQFVVEDYTTVLPATVQGIRRYLGSGLVKGIGPKLAERIVDHFGADALRVIEEEPARLAEVPSLGPKRTRLITAAWEEQRAIKEVMVCLQGMGVSTSLAVRIYKQYGGAAIDVVRTQPYRLAAEVWGIGFKTADTIAAAAGIPHDSTERVEAGLQYVLSEATGQGHCFLPEPDLTARAVEMLQVPAGLVGHCLALLVADQNLVREEFPGADGGPPTVAYYLVPFHRAEVSLAAGLRRLASADDDRVPHFAGVDWDRALDWLHRATGADLAPGQLEAVRLALTEKVAVLTGGPGCGKSFTVRSIVALAAAKGARVVLAAPTGRAAKRLTELTGVEAQTVHRLLQLRPGGDAGFDREKPLPADLVVVDESSMLDLLLGNKLVRAVPPGAHLLLVGDVDQLPSVGAGEVLRDLLAEGSPVPHVRLTQVFRQASKSGVVTNAHRINAGSPPQVRGLDDFFLFPTDDAEEAARLTVDVVVRRIPARFGLDPRRDVQVLTPVHRGPAGAAALNELLQEALTPAAPHRAEKRFGGRVFRVGDKVSQIRNDYDKGSGGVFNGTQAVVTAIDAVEQTLTVRTDEDESIDYDFGELDELVHAYAVTVHRSQGSEYPCVVVPLTTSAWTMLQRNLLYTAVTRAKKLVVLVGSQRALAQAVRATGSGRRHTALAHRLRRPGPAVDCAEGERRHAGTAA comes from the coding sequence GTGGAGCAGGCGCGGGCCGGGGCGGTGCTCGAGGCGACGCTCGAGCGCGTCACGTTCGCCAACCCGCAGACCGGCTACACCGTGGCCCGCGTCGACACCGGCCGCGGCGACACCCTCGTCACCGTCGTGGGCTCGCTGCTCGGCGCGCAGCCGGGGGAGACGCTGCGGCTGCACGGACGGTGGGGCGCGCACCCGCAGTACGGCAGGCAGTTCGTCGTCGAGGACTACACGACCGTGCTGCCGGCGACCGTGCAGGGCATCCGCCGCTACCTGGGGTCGGGGCTGGTCAAGGGCATCGGACCCAAGCTGGCCGAGCGGATCGTCGACCACTTCGGCGCCGACGCGCTGCGGGTGATCGAGGAGGAGCCGGCGCGGCTGGCCGAGGTGCCGAGCCTCGGCCCGAAGCGCACCCGGCTGATCACCGCCGCCTGGGAGGAGCAGCGGGCGATCAAGGAGGTCATGGTCTGCCTGCAGGGGATGGGGGTGTCCACCTCGCTGGCCGTGCGCATCTACAAGCAGTACGGCGGCGCGGCCATCGACGTCGTCCGGACCCAGCCGTACCGCCTGGCCGCCGAGGTCTGGGGCATCGGCTTCAAGACGGCGGACACCATCGCCGCCGCGGCGGGGATCCCGCACGACAGCACCGAGCGGGTCGAGGCCGGCCTGCAGTACGTGCTGTCTGAGGCCACCGGTCAGGGGCACTGCTTCCTGCCCGAGCCCGACCTGACCGCGCGGGCGGTCGAGATGCTGCAGGTGCCGGCCGGCCTGGTCGGCCACTGCCTCGCGCTGCTGGTCGCCGACCAGAACCTGGTGCGCGAGGAGTTCCCCGGGGCCGACGGCGGACCCCCGACGGTGGCCTACTACCTCGTCCCGTTCCACCGGGCGGAGGTCTCCCTCGCGGCAGGGCTGCGCAGGCTGGCGAGCGCCGACGACGACCGGGTGCCGCACTTCGCCGGTGTCGACTGGGACCGCGCGCTCGACTGGCTGCACCGGGCCACGGGCGCGGACCTGGCGCCGGGGCAGCTGGAAGCGGTGCGCCTGGCGCTCACCGAGAAGGTCGCCGTCCTCACCGGCGGACCGGGGTGCGGCAAGAGCTTCACCGTCCGCTCGATCGTCGCGCTGGCCGCGGCCAAGGGCGCGCGGGTGGTCCTCGCCGCGCCCACCGGCCGGGCGGCGAAGCGGCTCACCGAGCTGACCGGCGTCGAGGCGCAGACCGTGCACCGGCTGCTGCAGCTGCGGCCGGGGGGCGACGCCGGGTTCGACCGGGAGAAACCGCTGCCGGCCGACCTGGTCGTGGTCGACGAGTCCTCGATGCTCGACCTGCTGCTGGGCAACAAGCTCGTGCGGGCCGTCCCGCCGGGGGCGCACCTGCTCCTGGTCGGGGACGTCGACCAGCTGCCCTCGGTCGGCGCGGGGGAGGTGCTGCGCGACCTGCTCGCCGAGGGCAGCCCGGTCCCGCACGTGCGCCTGACCCAGGTCTTCCGCCAGGCCAGCAAGTCCGGCGTGGTGACCAACGCGCACCGGATCAACGCCGGCAGCCCGCCCCAGGTCCGCGGGCTCGACGACTTCTTCCTGTTCCCCACCGACGATGCCGAGGAGGCCGCGCGGCTGACCGTCGACGTCGTCGTGCGCCGCATCCCGGCCCGCTTCGGCCTCGACCCGCGCCGCGACGTCCAGGTGCTCACGCCCGTCCACCGCGGCCCGGCCGGCGCCGCCGCGCTCAACGAGCTGCTGCAGGAGGCGCTCACCCCGGCCGCCCCGCACCGCGCGGAGAAGCGCTTCGGCGGCCGGGTGTTCCGGGTGGGGGACAAGGTCAGCCAGATCCGCAACGACTACGACAAGGGCTCGGGCGGCGTCTTCAACGGCACGCAGGCCGTGGTCACCGCCATCGACGCCGTCGAGCAGACCCTCACCGTCCGCACCGACGAGGACGAGAGCATCGACTACGACTTCGGCGAGCTCGACGAGCTGGTGCACGCCTACGCGGTCACCGTGCACCGGTCGCAGGGCAGCGAGTACCCGTGCGTCGTCGTCCCGCTGACCACCAGCGCCTGGACCATGCTGCAGCGCAACCTGCTCTACACCGCCGTCACCCGCGCCAAGAAACTGGTGGTGCTCGTCGGCTCGCAGCGGGCGCTGGCCCAGGCGGTGCGCGCGACTGGCTCCGGCCGCCGGCACACCGCGCTGGCCCATCGCTTGCGCCGGCCAGGCCCGGCCGTGGATTGCGCCGAGGGCGAACGCCGACACGCCGGAACCGCCGCCTGA
- a CDS encoding single-stranded DNA-binding protein: MAGDTIITVIGNLTSDPELRWTPSGAAVANFTIASTPRTLDRQTQEWKDGEALFLRCSVWREAAENVAESLTRGSRVMAQGRLKQRSFETKEGEKRSVIELEVDEIGPSLRYATATVAKAARSGGRPLNGKGSGSAGTDAGSADPWAVPVGAGSEEPPF; the protein is encoded by the coding sequence ATGGCCGGCGACACGATCATCACCGTCATCGGGAACCTGACGAGCGACCCCGAGCTGCGCTGGACGCCGTCCGGCGCGGCGGTCGCGAACTTCACCATCGCCTCGACCCCGCGCACCCTGGACCGCCAGACCCAGGAGTGGAAGGACGGCGAGGCGCTCTTCCTGCGCTGCAGCGTGTGGCGCGAGGCGGCGGAGAACGTCGCCGAGTCGCTGACCCGGGGTTCCCGGGTCATGGCGCAGGGCCGCCTCAAGCAGCGCTCCTTCGAGACCAAGGAGGGCGAGAAGCGCAGCGTCATCGAGCTCGAGGTCGACGAGATCGGCCCGTCGCTGCGCTACGCGACGGCGACCGTCGCCAAGGCGGCCCGGTCCGGCGGCCGGCCGCTGAACGGCAAGGGCAGCGGCAGCGCGGGCACCGACGCGGGCTCGGCCGATCCCTGGGCGGTGCCGGTCGGCGCCGGGAGCGAGGAACCGCCGTTCTGA
- a CDS encoding DEAD/DEAH box helicase: MLARTVREVEAAVQRGRVTPSVRAKFQAVALMLREERARVRADATVGDARRSEQLKRLDGVAQILATTAVRDSGLLALLAEDTVVSPEARELTRELLRSAGVEPAPEEVPPPEIPAPFAPPERRAVPQSVISRQLANPFLAPDFSAAPVRPSRPRRLAGWELLNPLLSSFERAGDGAPACMALPAPTSLRAPGDLQLMPHQGALVAAAAAGHRTFLLADEPGLGKTAQALLAAEAANAFPLLVVVPNVVKTNWAREAGRWTPHRPATVVQGDGNAVDGFADIVIVNYEVLDRHVGWLGTFGFRGMVVDEAHYIKNKTSQRSQHVLQLSERIRARTPRPLLMALTGTPLINDIDDFRAIWQFLGWIDESQPLGELMDALEDTGLTPADPGFYPAARQCVIDRGIVRRRKVDVAADIPARRIADLPVELDGPAGRSIRAAERDLVARMVSRYERALAGRADGDAVEGIDPELVRRVARAELKDATTTTGENVFSMMRRIGRAKAGLAADYTAQLARSAGKVVFFAKHVDVMDAAEDAFAQAGIRFSSIRGDQTPSVRQKNIDAFVTDPEVAIAVCSLTAAGVGINLQVASNIVLAELSWTDAEQTQAIDRSHRIGQTEPVTAWRILAAQTIDARIAELIDSKAGLAARALDGSPVEAAEATDVQLEALVGLLTDALREAAPLAAS; the protein is encoded by the coding sequence GTGCTCGCGCGCACCGTCCGCGAGGTCGAGGCGGCCGTGCAGCGCGGCCGCGTCACGCCGTCGGTGCGCGCGAAGTTCCAGGCCGTCGCCCTGATGCTGCGCGAGGAGCGCGCCCGCGTCCGGGCCGACGCCACCGTGGGCGACGCCCGGCGCAGCGAGCAGCTCAAGCGCCTGGACGGGGTCGCCCAGATCCTGGCGACCACCGCCGTCCGGGACTCGGGGCTGCTCGCCCTGCTCGCCGAGGACACCGTCGTCTCTCCCGAGGCGCGTGAGCTCACCCGGGAGCTGCTGCGGTCCGCGGGCGTCGAGCCCGCCCCGGAGGAGGTCCCGCCGCCGGAGATCCCCGCCCCGTTCGCGCCGCCCGAGCGCCGCGCCGTCCCGCAGTCGGTGATCTCGCGGCAGCTGGCCAACCCGTTCCTGGCCCCTGACTTCTCCGCCGCCCCGGTCCGGCCCTCCCGGCCGCGCCGCCTGGCCGGCTGGGAGCTGCTCAACCCGCTGCTCAGCTCGTTCGAGCGGGCCGGCGACGGCGCCCCGGCGTGCATGGCGCTGCCCGCGCCGACGTCGCTGCGGGCACCCGGGGACCTGCAGCTGATGCCGCACCAGGGCGCGCTGGTCGCCGCGGCCGCCGCCGGCCACCGGACGTTCCTGCTCGCCGACGAGCCGGGTCTGGGCAAGACCGCTCAGGCGCTGCTGGCCGCGGAGGCGGCGAACGCGTTCCCGCTGCTCGTCGTCGTCCCGAACGTCGTCAAGACCAACTGGGCGCGCGAGGCCGGCCGCTGGACGCCGCACCGCCCGGCCACCGTCGTCCAGGGCGACGGGAACGCCGTCGACGGCTTCGCCGACATCGTGATCGTGAACTACGAGGTGCTCGACCGGCACGTGGGCTGGCTCGGGACCTTCGGCTTCCGCGGCATGGTCGTCGACGAGGCGCACTACATCAAGAACAAGACCTCGCAGCGCTCGCAGCACGTCCTTCAGCTGTCCGAGCGCATCCGGGCCCGGACGCCGCGGCCCCTGCTCATGGCGCTGACCGGCACGCCGTTGATCAACGACATCGACGACTTCCGCGCGATCTGGCAGTTCCTCGGCTGGATCGACGAGAGCCAGCCGCTCGGCGAGCTCATGGACGCGCTCGAGGACACCGGCCTGACGCCGGCCGACCCGGGCTTCTACCCGGCGGCCCGGCAGTGCGTGATCGACCGCGGGATCGTCCGCCGGCGCAAGGTCGACGTCGCCGCCGACATCCCCGCCCGCCGCATCGCCGACCTCCCCGTCGAGCTGGACGGGCCGGCCGGCCGGTCGATCCGGGCCGCCGAGCGCGATCTGGTGGCGCGGATGGTGTCCCGGTACGAGCGGGCGCTGGCCGGCCGGGCGGACGGCGACGCGGTCGAGGGCATCGACCCGGAGCTCGTGCGCCGGGTCGCCCGCGCGGAGCTCAAGGACGCGACCACGACCACCGGCGAGAACGTCTTCAGCATGATGCGGCGCATCGGCCGCGCGAAGGCCGGCCTGGCCGCGGACTACACCGCGCAGCTGGCCCGCAGCGCCGGCAAGGTCGTCTTCTTCGCCAAGCACGTCGACGTCATGGACGCCGCCGAGGACGCCTTCGCGCAGGCCGGGATCCGGTTCTCCTCGATCCGCGGTGACCAGACGCCGTCGGTGCGCCAGAAGAACATCGACGCCTTCGTGACCGACCCCGAGGTCGCCATCGCGGTCTGCTCCCTGACCGCGGCCGGCGTGGGGATCAACCTGCAGGTCGCCTCGAACATCGTGCTGGCCGAGCTGTCCTGGACCGACGCCGAGCAGACGCAGGCGATCGACCGCAGCCACCGCATCGGCCAGACCGAGCCGGTCACCGCGTGGCGCATCCTCGCCGCGCAGACCATCGACGCCCGGATCGCCGAGCTGATCGACAGCAAGGCGGGGCTGGCCGCCCGGGCGCTGGACGGCTCGCCGGTGGAGGCCGCCGAGGCGACCGACGTGCAGCTCGAGGCGCTGGTCGGGCTGCTGACCGACGCGCTGCGGGAGGCGGCACCGCTCGCCGCTTCCTGA
- a CDS encoding serine hydrolase domain-containing protein has product MGRRLDDAGLERFGAVSAAHVGETAVPGLVALVACGDEVHVEALGTLTIGGPPVERGSLFRIASTTKTITAAATLALVGEGLVELDEPVERLLPELAQPRVLRRMDGPLDDTVPATSPVTARGLLAFTFGFGMAVEILTTPGPWPVVAAAAEAGLATIGPPQPDDFVDPETWIARFGELPLMAQPGERWLYNTGCHVLGVLCARAAGLPFEEVLRTRVLDPLGMRDTTFSNGDLARLATAYQPTPDGLVVWDPPAGQWSRPPAFPDGAAGLLSTADDLLAFARMLLRGGDPVLTADQVRELGLDHLSAEQRAAGSAFLGGRGWGLGTSVVREGPWAGAIGWDGGLGTSFLVHPERDLAVIVLTQRLFDTPQAPAVHTDLQAAALAAVR; this is encoded by the coding sequence ATGGGACGGCGACTGGACGACGCAGGCCTCGAGCGGTTCGGCGCCGTGTCCGCCGCGCACGTGGGCGAGACCGCGGTACCCGGGCTGGTCGCCCTGGTGGCCTGCGGCGACGAGGTGCACGTGGAGGCGCTCGGGACGCTGACGATCGGCGGGCCCCCGGTCGAGAGGGGGTCGCTGTTCCGCATCGCGTCGACGACGAAGACGATCACGGCGGCCGCCACCCTGGCGCTGGTCGGCGAGGGACTGGTCGAGCTCGACGAACCGGTCGAGCGGCTGCTCCCCGAGCTCGCGCAGCCCCGCGTGCTGCGCCGGATGGACGGCCCGCTCGACGACACGGTGCCCGCGACCTCCCCGGTCACCGCGCGCGGGCTGCTGGCGTTCACGTTCGGCTTCGGGATGGCCGTCGAGATCCTCACGACGCCCGGTCCCTGGCCGGTCGTCGCGGCGGCCGCCGAGGCCGGGCTGGCCACGATCGGCCCGCCGCAGCCGGACGACTTCGTCGACCCCGAGACGTGGATCGCCCGGTTCGGCGAGCTGCCGCTGATGGCGCAGCCGGGGGAGCGGTGGCTGTACAACACCGGGTGCCACGTGCTGGGCGTGCTGTGCGCCCGGGCCGCGGGGCTGCCCTTCGAGGAGGTGCTGCGGACCCGGGTGCTCGACCCGCTCGGCATGCGCGACACGACCTTCTCCAACGGGGACCTCGCCCGGCTGGCGACGGCCTACCAGCCCACCCCGGACGGCCTCGTTGTCTGGGATCCGCCGGCGGGGCAGTGGAGCCGCCCGCCGGCCTTCCCCGACGGCGCTGCGGGACTGCTCTCGACGGCCGACGACCTGCTGGCGTTCGCCCGCATGCTGCTGCGCGGCGGCGACCCGGTGCTCACCGCGGACCAGGTGCGGGAGCTGGGCCTCGACCACCTGAGCGCCGAGCAGCGCGCCGCGGGGTCGGCGTTCCTCGGCGGGCGCGGTTGGGGACTCGGGACGTCGGTGGTGCGGGAGGGGCCCTGGGCGGGGGCGATCGGCTGGGACGGCGGCCTCGGGACGTCGTTCCTCGTGCACCCGGAGCGGGACCTCGCCGTGATCGTGCTGACGCAGCGGCTGTTCGACACCCCGCAGGCGCCCGCGGTGCACACCGACCTGCAGGCCGCCGCGCTCGCGGCCGTCCGGTGA